GGTTGTTTGTTTCATCACAAACGCCCTGCTTCACCAAGCCATCCTCGTTACATAATTCAGGTTCTCGGTTTTTGTCACACCTTTGTACTTTCACCTGTTTACGCTCTACATCGACATACTGTGTTTTGATTTCATCCAGATTAATGGCCGGTTTCAACAAAAACACTTTGGCGTCTATCTCACTATCCTGACTAGTGTCGCAAGTATTGCCGGTGCCTTTACGAATACAGCCGACCAGCACTTTATGCTGCCAGTCATAAATCGAATAATGTCCGCTGGTTGCAGGTCCATTCACATTGCGTACCTTATCGCCTGGAGTATTGGCTGACTCGCCAACCAAGTTCAAACAATGATTTTCCAGGCCTTCCAAGCCTGGGATGATTAATTTTCGCGCGTCGTTAGGGTCTATTAAGCCCGACTTATCAACCTTGGCACCATATAAATTTCTTATCCTTATTTCGTTATGCAACAAGCACACATCCTCAAGATCGCCTTTTTCATCTTCGGCGCTATCGGCAATAAAAATATTCTTCATGCCGGCTTCAATCAGGCTGAATGCGCCCAAGTTGTCATTATTGCCGCCATCCATCAAATGCACGTATGACGAACGGGTTTTATCCTCGGTTTGCCCACCCAAAATGCGTAAAGCACCATCGGTATAATACAAAGGAAACGGCAGTGTATTGTGCAGATAGCGCCAGCCTTCGGCGACATTTGGATTATCTATATCTTTCCCCCAATCCTGGCCGGCCAAGTGTAGAAAAATTGCCGAGAAAAATCTTAAACCCCACTTTTGCGAGAATACCGATTCATTGGCGTCGGCAAATGCAGCGGAGGCGGTAACGGCGTCCAACAAATCCAAGTCGAAGCGGGCATCGCTCCCGGAATCTTTCATCTGAAAATCGCCGTATAAGCCAGTTCTAACCCCATAGGGCGACATTTGCATGGTGTACTGAGTAAAATCGCGCTGTCCGGGCAAAGACCAACCCAAGAAGCTACGTTTCCTGCTGGCAGTAGCGTTGATAAACCAGGTTGGGTATTTAATGTCTTTGGCTGAATTCAGCGTGTTTTCTAATTGTTGAAACGTCAGTTGACGGGCTTCTTTAGCTCGATCATTTGCTTGGCAATGCAGGAAATAGCAAGGTTGTTTATCGTCGGCAACGTCGTTGATGTCATCAATATCTTCCTCAAGATTTACGAATATGCTGTTTGTCGGATACCAGGCATAACTGCTCCAAATCCCCTCTTGATAGGCATGCCGGGTGCGAGACAAATTCACCGGCCAGTCGAATACCGTGCGGGCAATAAAATTGGGCACAAAAATGGCGGCCGTTTCAGCAACCAGTTTCAAGCCGGTAGCAATCTCATTGTCATCCTCTTTACCGTCCATGCCTGGCTTGCAATCGCTTTGCAGAACATCTTGCCGGCAGCGAAGATACTGCTGGAATTTGAACTGCTCTTTTTGCTGTTGAGTGGCAAGGTTGCAAAAAGGCCTAGTTTGGTTGGCATAACCTGGCAATACTTGGCTGTAATGCTCCGGCATGCAATCGGCAAAATAGTCCGTGATTTGCGGATTGCCAGGGTCTTGATCATGCAACATCAACTTGCTGTACAAAAACAACGAGGCGTAGCTGCCGCCGGAGACGCTAGAGATGGCGTCGAATTGGCTCAGGCCTTTGCCGCCATTGCTTTGCACGGCAGCCGCCAACACCCCCATTGCGTAAGACGCCGCCTTGGTGCCGCCGCCGGAAAAGGCCAAGCCGATCTTTTGGGGGTTGCCTGCGGTTTGCTGAGGGCCTAACAACTTTTCGGCGGGAAATTCCGGCGGCGTGACGGATTGATTCGCGCAGGCGCTGAGCAGCAAGGCCACGGCAATGCTCAAGACGGACGGGGTGATGGGCTTCATGCAAAAAACCTCAAAAGTGTGGTACGCCCAGCGTTTGGCTTAAAGGGCGTGGGTAGTAAAAAAAATCCGGCGCTAACGCGCCGGACGGTAAAGGGAAAAGCATAAAGCGTAAAGTTAAGGGTCCTGGGCGAGACGGAAGCCGAGGTAGTGAAGGCGGTAGTTGGCGTAGTACCCGTCGCGGTACGACGAACGTTGGTAGCTCGGTCCGCTATCACGGGAACCGCCGCGTAACACACGCAGGGAACAGTCGCCGTCATAGCACGAACTGGTCCACTCACTAACATTACCACTCATGTCGAACAAGCCCCAGGCGTTGGGTTGCTTTTGCCCAACCGTGTGAGTGCTTCTACCCGAATTTTCATCATACCAAGCTACCGTGCCAATACTATCGGAGCCACAGTACTCGTGGCTGCTACCGGCCTGACAGGCGGCATACCATTCGTCCTCGGTCGGTAAGCGGTGGCGTTTACCGGTCTGTTGATTTAAGCGCTGGATGAATTGCTGGACATCGTCCCAACCGACTTGTTCCACCGGGCAGTTGTTGCCGCAGGTACTGAAGTAAGATGGATTGTTGCCCATGATTTTTTGCCATTGGCCTTGGGTGACTTCGTATTTGCCCATCAAGATGCCGTTGGGCAGTTTGACCATTTCAATGCCCCTATCGTCGGCTTTGCCCAGCTGTTTGAGCATGGCTTGAACTTGCTCGCTGTAAGGACCATTTGCACCGTATTGCGCCAGATAGGCTTCCAGTACCGGTTTGGCTTGCTCGAGTTTTTGTTGTTGAAACAGGCTAAGGCCGTACAGAAAACCGAACGATTGCGGCAACGGGCTGTGTTGGCTTTGCAGTTGTTCCAGATAGCGCTCGGCTTGGGCGTAGTTTTTAGCGGCCAGGGCTTGCGTGGCCTGGGTGGCGAGTTGTTCGGCGCTGCCGGCGTGGGCGTTACTGGCAAGCAGACTGCCGGCCAAGAGGAAGATAATCAGTCTGTTAGGCATAGTGATGCGCATCCATGTTGAAAATAAAACGGGGTAAAGATTAAAACCCTTAATCGCGCTTGCCACTGCCGGGGTTGGGCGGGGGCGGCTGGTTGGGGTCAATCGGGTTGGTTTGTTTGAGCGTGTCTTTACCGAACTCGCTGAGTTGTTTGGGTAAGCTAGGCTCAGGCGATGCTTGTAGGGTAGTGGCGCGGCAAACGGCAAGGTTGCCTTTTACTTCGCATTGGCAATCGGCATCAGCGGCGGGCAACTGGGCGCGGGCGGCGTTGCAGGCTTGATCAGCACTGTTGCCGGCGCTGGTGGCTGTTACGGTTTGCAGCGGGGCGTTTGAGGCAGCTGCGCCGTTGGTTTTGGCGGCAAATTCGCTGTCTTTAAAGGCCTTGGCCGGTTCCTTGGCGTTAGCCGGTAAGGCGGCGATAGCGATGCGGCATTGAAAGCCGACTGTGTCGGTCATGGGTTCGCATTGGCAATCCCCGCCATTGTTGGCAGCGACTTGGGCGCGGGTACAGGCACTGGCTTCGGTTTCGCCGTTGGCGGTGGCGTAAATTTGAGCGCCCTGTTGTTTATAGCTGCCGTATGGGTCTGGGAAAGGTACTTTGGAATTAACACTGCGGCCCCAGATTTTATATTGGCCAGTGCCTTCGCAAGTCCACCAGTTGTGTTTAGCCTGCAGGTTAAGCGCAATGCCAACGCCGCAGTTCCAATCGCCATTGCTCATTTGCAGGCAATAGCGGGCGTCCATCGGTGCATCGCAACGGTTGCTAAAGTTGATGCGAATTCCATTGGGTTTGGTACATTCCTTGCCCTGGATGATTTCGTCGACCACGAAGCAGGCATCGGGGTCGGCGGCGTAGAGCTTAGGCGTAAACAAATATAAGATTAAAATCAGATAGCGCATTGCGGTATTTCCCCGGGTGAATAGCCAAGTTTTATAAAACGCTTATTGCAGTTTTTTACAAATAGCGATCCCTTGGGTAATTTCGGCTTTCCAGGATTTGCCGTCTTTGCAGGCTATGGCTTGTTCATAACCTTCAAACTTGATTCGGTCAAAACGCCATCCGTCATCGCCATTGCATAGCTCATTGGCATAATGGTCACGCACCCTTTTTGCCCAACTGATGGCGCCAGATTTTTCAAATTCACAATCTTTCCATTGGCCGGCGACAGCGACTTCTTTGAAGATATACTCGGGCTTTTTGTTACTATTTTTTTGCCCTGCGAGATTGTCACTGCCGGCGTCAGCGGCGGCTTTAGTGCTGGCTTGGCCAGGCAAACCTTTGATGTTGGCCTGATAAGAAGCCGGGCTTTCACGACAAGCTTTGTCAATCTCGGTTGTTTGGGAGCCGACGGCGCTGAATTGGAAGTTGTTCCAGTATGCCGGGTCCGGTTTGATGATCGAATACTTAACCGCATCTCCGGGTTTGAGAATGTCGCAATTGGCATTCATTAACGAGCCATCGTAGTTTTTTTGTTTTATGCAGGCCTCTATCGTAAAACTGCATTGATTCTGCACGGCTGCCACCGGCGAGAAGCCGGGTTGGTTATCTATGCTGGGCACAGCGCATCCGCCGACATTGGTGATACAGCTATTTCCGGCAGCGACGGCTTTACGCCCAACCAGTTGGTCGGCAAATTGATTGAGTATCTCGTCTACCGTAGGGGCTTTTGCCGCCGGTTGAGCGATGGCCACTGCTTGGCCAACTTGAGTAACAGCGGTTTGGGATTGGGCTTGCAGTTGTTTGGCCTCCTGTTGTAACTCTGCTTGTCTGCGTTGATTTTCCAGTTCCATTTCCGCCAGCATTTGTTGGCGGTCGGCTTCGGATTTTTTGTACATGGCCTCGGCTTCGCTAATGGTGACTGTTGATTCGTTGACTTGACCGTTGGCCGGTAGCGGTACTTCAACGGTCGCTATGACATGACAGGATTCGCGACCGCGTCGATCGACAGTACAATCTTCTATGGTTTCCGTCATTTGGCGGACTTTACGTTTTGCCGCTTTGCCCGGCTTGATGGTTTTGTATACCGCACCATCAGGCGTTTCAGCCACAGCGGGTTGGATGAGTTGCGCTACTGCGGCCAAAATAAACAGTAAGCGACGGGCAGGCTTTGCGGGCATTTAAGTACTCCATGACGATTGCCGAAAAAAACCGGCGGGATACTAACATGAGGAATGCTGAATCTGCGAATAACTAAGGTGAGTTAAAGCATTGGAAGATCAATCTGTTTTGGAAGTCAGCCAATTTTGACTTCTTGCGGTTTTTTGCCGCCACTGATTAAAATCGTTATATCCCTGAAACGATTGATTACAAGGAAGACTATGCCAACCCCTATTGAACCTAAATCACTGACCCGCTATGCCTCCTCCAGAAAGCTGGTGGTGCTGCTGCATGCATTTACCAATAGCGCCGATAGTATGAAATACGTCAGGGCCGTGGTTACTGAAAGTTATGGCATCAGTGTCGCGGATATTTTTATACCTGAGCTGCCGCTCGCGACATGGTCCTGTGCCAACCCGCTGGCGGTTTGCAATCAACTTCTTGAGCAAATCGATGTCTTGTGGGCCGAGCGCATCGAGAAATATCACAGCCCATACGAGAGCATCATGTTTGTCGGCCATAGCTTTGGGGCGTTGTTGTGCCGGAAATTGTATGTCTACGCCTGCGGGGAAACTGCTTTAGCCCCGTTTGAACCGGGCATTAGACTAAAAACACTACGTCCATGGGCCGGCAGCGTTGAGCGGATTATTCTGCTGGCCGGTATGAATCGCGGCTGGAGCATTTCGCATCATATGTCGCTGAGCAAGGCTTTCTATTTCAGTTTAGGGGTCGGCTTCGGTGGTGTATGGCAAGCCTTAACACGCAAAAAGCCGGCAATCATGCACATCCATCGTGGCGCACCGTTTATCACCAATCTGCGTATTCAGTGGCTGAGCATGCGATATAACGCGAAACACAAAGGTGTCGGCAACGCTTTGACGGTGCAGTTATTGGGCTCTATCGACGATATGGTTAGCCCGGAAGATAATATCGATTTGGTCAGCGGTAGTGATTTTGTTTATCTGGATGTGGCTAAAACAGGGCATGGCAACATCATAGATATGGATGAAAAACCGGATGCGCAAGACCGTAGGCGAAAATTCCGCGCGGCTCTGTTGAAGGATGAACAAACCTTAAAGCAGGAATATAACCAGTTGCCACGTGACGAAAGTTTGCTTGTTTCGCGTGACAAGGTCACCGACTTGATTTTTGTTATCCATGGCATCCGCGATCCTGGTTACTGGACACACAAAATCGCTCGTCGTGTTAAGCAGCTTGGCAAAGATCACCATAAAACATTCGAAACCGAGACCTCCAGCTATGGCTATTTCCCCATGCTGTCTTTTCTATTCCCGTGGCGGCGTCGTGAGAAAGTGGAATGGTTGATGGATCAATATACCGAGGGTTTGGCGCAATACCCCAACGCTGAGTTCTCTTATGTCGGCCATAGTCACGGAACATACTTACTAACCAAAGCATTGAAAGAATACCCGTGCTGCCGCTTCAAGCAGGTGGTGTTGGCCGGTAGCGTGGTAAGAACAGATTACGCATGGGAAGCCTTGCTAAAGCAGGGACGGGTAGGAAAGGTTTTGAACTACGTTGCCTCTGGCGACTGGGTGGTGGCTTGGTTTCCAAATGCCATGCAGATGTTGAATTGGCAAGATTTGGGTGGCGCAGGCCATAGGGGGTTTGAATCCGACCAAGTCAATCAAATCCGCTATGCCAAAGGTGCGCACAGTGCTGCCTTGCACGAGGATAATTGGGATGAAATTGCCAAGTTTGTGATTACCGGTAAAACAGATGGGCTACCCGCAACTATCAAGGTAGGTAAACAGTCGTTTTGGGTTAGCGCGGTCAGCAAAGTGGCCCCGCTGCTGTGGTTGGGCGTAATCTATTTGCTCTATCTGATTGGGCGCGAATTTTGGCCTGATTTGAGTGCAGAGCAATGGCGGAGTTTGGTGTTTAGCGGATTGTATGTGGCTGGTATTTTGTTGGTCTTGACTAAGGTTTGAAGATGGTTACAGCATTTATTAAGGACTTACAGTAAGGCAACTCCTATTGGTTAAGTCGAATCTGAAAATCTTGAACTTCAATCGGCAGTCTGCTTTTGCATCCTTAGCCGTCTTTTAAGTAATTGAGGATTTGAGTTTGCGATTGATCGGTTATGGCCGAACTTGCTCTATTAGAATGTTCGGCTTGAAATGTTTCTGTATTAGTGGCGCAAAATCCGGAGTTTTCCCTTCTCGTGGCACCCGATCTAGGTTTGGACGCTGGGACAGGCGGGAAGCTTAGGAAGGACGATGAAGCCAGTTTATAGGCGGCAAAGTGCGGTGGGTATAGCTTGCAAGAGCTTTAAGTGACATATGTTGGTGCTTTTTATTATCGAGTGCCAATCATCTAATCGGCTTGCGTATTATCCAGAATGAAGGTACACAATGCGATCAACAATTTATTCTCTAGCTGGCCTGTGCAGAAAATCCGAACCGTGTTTTTCGCCTGACCTTGCTAGCCTGAGGCAAAGGCGTCAACGTATATCCAACAATTGCTAGCACTACCCCACGGAGTATCTGGCATTGCGGTAAAGCCCTGAATCCTGGCGGGCCGAAGAAAGTATCTACAAGCAGTTGCCAAAATGGAGCTGCTGCCTTTTCTGCAGTAGTGAATACCTCTTGGGGGTAAAGCCTTGAGCGGATAACGGGTGGCACCAGCAGGCCCAGACCAAAAACTCTACCTCAGTGCAACAACGCCAAAACCTTGCACAAAACCAGGAACCAAAATTTATCGGGAAAACGCCGCGATAAACCGCTCCCGTAACTTATCCATCCCCAACACGGGCGCATCGCTGGCCGGCAGCATACCGTCCGTCCATTGCCAATCCTTTATTGCATCCATCACCTTGCTATCGCGACTAATCAAATGCACCAGCACATCGTGGCTATCCGATTCGCCGGTCACAAACGGTGCCGGTTGGTGGTCGCCCAGCACCAGCAGTACCAGGTTATCGTCACCATAGTTAATCGCGTAGGAGA
The window above is part of the Methylomonas sp. ZR1 genome. Proteins encoded here:
- a CDS encoding patatin-like phospholipase family protein, yielding MKPITPSVLSIAVALLLSACANQSVTPPEFPAEKLLGPQQTAGNPQKIGLAFSGGGTKAASYAMGVLAAAVQSNGGKGLSQFDAISSVSGGSYASLFLYSKLMLHDQDPGNPQITDYFADCMPEHYSQVLPGYANQTRPFCNLATQQQKEQFKFQQYLRCRQDVLQSDCKPGMDGKEDDNEIATGLKLVAETAAIFVPNFIARTVFDWPVNLSRTRHAYQEGIWSSYAWYPTNSIFVNLEEDIDDINDVADDKQPCYFLHCQANDRAKEARQLTFQQLENTLNSAKDIKYPTWFINATASRKRSFLGWSLPGQRDFTQYTMQMSPYGVRTGLYGDFQMKDSGSDARFDLDLLDAVTASAAFADANESVFSQKWGLRFFSAIFLHLAGQDWGKDIDNPNVAEGWRYLHNTLPFPLYYTDGALRILGGQTEDKTRSSYVHLMDGGNNDNLGAFSLIEAGMKNIFIADSAEDEKGDLEDVCLLHNEIRIRNLYGAKVDKSGLIDPNDARKLIIPGLEGLENHCLNLVGESANTPGDKVRNVNGPATSGHYSIYDWQHKVLVGCIRKGTGNTCDTSQDSEIDAKVFLLKPAINLDEIKTQYVDVERKQVKVQRCDKNREPELCNEDGLVKQGVCDETNNPGLCEVAAYIADSYDPTDKEHHGLGKFPQDSTAGMTANSDAKRYGAYRELGRWHMNAAMKLINDPVAFDAELAKQTQHKISYDAKAN
- a CDS encoding SUMF1/EgtB/PvdO family nonheme iron enzyme, which translates into the protein MPNRLIIFLLAGSLLASNAHAGSAEQLATQATQALAAKNYAQAERYLEQLQSQHSPLPQSFGFLYGLSLFQQQKLEQAKPVLEAYLAQYGANGPYSEQVQAMLKQLGKADDRGIEMVKLPNGILMGKYEVTQGQWQKIMGNNPSYFSTCGNNCPVEQVGWDDVQQFIQRLNQQTGKRHRLPTEDEWYAACQAGSSHEYCGSDSIGTVAWYDENSGRSTHTVGQKQPNAWGLFDMSGNVSEWTSSCYDGDCSLRVLRGGSRDSGPSYQRSSYRDGYYANYRLHYLGFRLAQDP
- a CDS encoding alpha/beta hydrolase, with amino-acid sequence MPTPIEPKSLTRYASSRKLVVLLHAFTNSADSMKYVRAVVTESYGISVADIFIPELPLATWSCANPLAVCNQLLEQIDVLWAERIEKYHSPYESIMFVGHSFGALLCRKLYVYACGETALAPFEPGIRLKTLRPWAGSVERIILLAGMNRGWSISHHMSLSKAFYFSLGVGFGGVWQALTRKKPAIMHIHRGAPFITNLRIQWLSMRYNAKHKGVGNALTVQLLGSIDDMVSPEDNIDLVSGSDFVYLDVAKTGHGNIIDMDEKPDAQDRRRKFRAALLKDEQTLKQEYNQLPRDESLLVSRDKVTDLIFVIHGIRDPGYWTHKIARRVKQLGKDHHKTFETETSSYGYFPMLSFLFPWRRREKVEWLMDQYTEGLAQYPNAEFSYVGHSHGTYLLTKALKEYPCCRFKQVVLAGSVVRTDYAWEALLKQGRVGKVLNYVASGDWVVAWFPNAMQMLNWQDLGGAGHRGFESDQVNQIRYAKGAHSAALHEDNWDEIAKFVITGKTDGLPATIKVGKQSFWVSAVSKVAPLLWLGVIYLLYLIGREFWPDLSAEQWRSLVFSGLYVAGILLVLTKV